Proteins encoded together in one Bacteroidota bacterium window:
- a CDS encoding nuclear transport factor 2 family protein has product MIIRTYKHVFWLVVCTLMTTPVLGQTAPALFQEIARMDSLFFEALNGCDLPKYEAFLTEDYEGYHDKAGLTTPRDREMADMEIFCGEQRRRQPLRRALIAGTMEVYPLHNYGAIESGQQVFYLQINDGTEKLVGQARFTFVWKKEGDTWKLSRVLSYDHQPLGEIELDVQTLSLYEGNFKASDRIVNIKREGRILRVSDIKEGEVVWSAELLPEAEHLFYLHYENVQAEFVFEEGKLVKHVYYANGEFQEEVFKIEE; this is encoded by the coding sequence ATGATTATTCGTACCTACAAACATGTATTCTGGCTGGTTGTCTGCACCCTCATGACAACGCCCGTGCTAGGACAAACGGCACCGGCATTATTTCAGGAAATTGCCCGCATGGACAGCTTGTTTTTTGAAGCACTCAACGGATGCGACTTGCCAAAGTATGAAGCATTTCTGACCGAGGACTATGAGGGGTATCACGACAAGGCGGGGTTAACTACACCCAGAGATAGAGAAATGGCAGATATGGAAATCTTTTGTGGAGAGCAACGCAGGAGACAGCCGCTTAGAAGAGCGTTGATAGCCGGCACAATGGAAGTTTATCCGCTTCACAATTATGGTGCAATTGAAAGCGGCCAACAGGTCTTCTATCTCCAAATAAATGATGGTACAGAAAAACTGGTAGGGCAGGCCAGGTTCACATTTGTATGGAAGAAAGAAGGGGATACATGGAAGCTATCGAGGGTGCTGAGTTATGATCATCAACCCCTCGGAGAAATTGAGCTCGATGTACAGACTTTGAGCCTTTACGAGGGCAATTTTAAGGCGTCTGACCGCATTGTGAACATCAAAAGGGAAGGCAGAATCCTGAGGGTCAGCGATATTAAAGAAGGAGAAGTGGTATGGAGCGCTGAATTACTGCCAGAGGCGGAGCACTTATTCTATTTGCATTATGAGAACGTGCAGGCAGAATTTGTGTTCGAAGAGGGGAAGCTTGTAAAACACGTCTACTACGCTAACGGAGAATTCCAGGAAGAAGTCTTTAAAATAGAGGAGTAA
- a CDS encoding NUDIX hydrolase — protein MRTKMAQITRVAAYGLVHNDDKILLCRLSDQIPKHAGKWSLPGGGIEFGEDPAKAMIREVHEETGLTVRPIKLAGIDSRHIDRNDQALHLIRIIYFAQNLGGVLTNEVDGSTDLCKWCSIEEANALPLVDLTIAGLGLAFPKSV, from the coding sequence ATGCGTACCAAGATGGCTCAGATCACCCGCGTGGCTGCGTATGGCCTCGTACACAACGATGACAAAATTCTACTGTGCCGGCTCTCCGATCAAATCCCTAAACATGCCGGCAAGTGGTCACTTCCGGGAGGGGGAATCGAGTTTGGAGAAGATCCGGCAAAAGCAATGATCCGAGAAGTTCACGAAGAAACGGGCCTAACTGTGCGGCCAATCAAACTAGCCGGGATAGACTCCCGCCACATTGATCGCAATGATCAAGCCCTGCACCTCATTCGAATCATCTACTTTGCACAAAACCTCGGTGGCGTACTCACTAACGAAGTCGATGGCAGCACAGATCTATGCAAATGGTGCTCGATCGAAGAAGCAAATGCTTTACCTTTAGTCGACCTGACTATAGCTGGACTAGGACTTGCTTTCCCAAAATCGGTGTAG